From the Lentimicrobiaceae bacterium genome, one window contains:
- a CDS encoding efflux RND transporter periplasmic adaptor subunit → MINRKKIIRFSVIGVVVLIVFLVIAKKAGWIGKEEITKVATEYVQKRTIVETVSANGKIQPEVEVKMTPDVSGEIVTLNVKEGDPVKAGDLLARIDPEIYSSNLDRIIASLNTQKSTFANSKARLAQVKAQFINAKSSYERSVQLWKSKTISPSEYDNAQSAYEVAKAEVDAAEQSVKGAEYGVKSAEAAVKEARENLAKTSIFAPVDGTISKLNVEKGERVVGTSQFAGTEIMRIANLSSMEVNVSVNENDIVRVKIGDTALIEVDSYLNRKFKGLVTEIATSANTTGLSADQVTNFDVKIRILKESYKDLIPKGDTEKSPFRPGMSATVDIQTKAEVNTLSIPIQAVTTRADSAKIKQNQVISREKPKTGEESISPKTNEPLQEYVFLYVGGKVKMQKVKTGIQDNMYIQVVQGLKVKDEVVTAPYKAVTKKLKDGDAVKKVDKEQLFSQEK, encoded by the coding sequence ATGATAAACCGTAAAAAGATCATCCGTTTTTCTGTTATCGGCGTAGTTGTGCTTATCGTTTTTCTCGTTATTGCCAAAAAAGCTGGATGGATAGGAAAAGAAGAAATCACCAAAGTAGCTACTGAATACGTGCAAAAAAGAACAATAGTGGAAACCGTATCCGCCAACGGTAAAATTCAACCTGAGGTGGAAGTAAAAATGACCCCGGATGTTTCAGGTGAAATTGTTACCTTGAACGTGAAAGAAGGCGATCCGGTAAAGGCAGGAGACCTGCTGGCACGTATTGATCCTGAAATTTACAGTTCCAACCTCGACAGGATAATAGCTTCACTCAACACACAAAAATCTACCTTTGCCAATTCCAAAGCAAGGTTAGCACAAGTAAAAGCCCAGTTTATCAACGCAAAATCTTCCTACGAGCGCAGTGTCCAACTATGGAAATCAAAAACCATATCTCCGTCGGAGTACGACAATGCCCAATCGGCTTATGAAGTGGCAAAAGCAGAGGTGGACGCTGCTGAACAAAGTGTAAAAGGTGCCGAATACGGTGTTAAAAGTGCCGAAGCCGCCGTAAAGGAAGCGAGAGAAAACCTTGCCAAGACCTCTATTTTTGCTCCCGTTGACGGAACTATTTCCAAACTGAACGTTGAAAAAGGCGAAAGGGTGGTGGGAACCTCGCAATTTGCCGGCACCGAAATCATGCGCATAGCCAATCTCTCCTCGATGGAAGTAAATGTGAGTGTTAACGAAAACGACATCGTAAGGGTAAAAATTGGCGATACAGCCCTGATAGAAGTGGACTCCTACCTTAACCGCAAATTTAAAGGACTGGTAACCGAAATTGCCACGTCAGCAAATACCACCGGGCTCAGCGCCGACCAGGTTACTAATTTTGATGTTAAAATTCGCATTCTCAAAGAATCTTACAAAGACCTCATCCCGAAAGGCGATACGGAAAAGTCTCCCTTCCGCCCGGGAATGTCAGCCACCGTTGATATCCAAACCAAAGCAGAAGTGAATACGCTCAGCATCCCGATTCAAGCGGTTACCACCCGTGCCGATTCTGCTAAAATAAAGCAAAATCAAGTGATTAGCCGTGAAAAACCAAAAACCGGAGAAGAATCTATTTCCCCAAAAACAAACGAACCCTTACAAGAATATGTTTTTTTGTATGTCGGCGGAAAAGTGAAAATGCAAAAGGTAAAAACCGGAATTCAGGACAATATGTACATCCAGGTTGTTCAGGGATTAAAAGTGAAAGACGAAGTAGTTACAGCACCCTACAAAGCAGTTACCAAAAAGCTGAAGGATGGGGATGCGGTAAAAAAAGTGGATAAAGAACAACTCTTTTCACAGGAAAAATAA
- the tsaB gene encoding tRNA (adenosine(37)-N6)-threonylcarbamoyltransferase complex dimerization subunit type 1 TsaB: MPVILHIETATDICSVALSENGNLHSLRETADKNSHAEILADSIAQVLFETQLNVHNLDAVAVSQGPGSYTGLRIGVSTAKGLCYALSIPLIAVNSLQALAAGSRIYDTECGENTLYCPMFDARRMEVYSAVFNSSLEEVEPTTARIVDEHTFRYLLDNHRVVFSGNGVPKCKTVIADANAIFFAQVLPSAKFMITIAEKKFMQSQFENTTYAEPFYLKDFIAGIPKVKGLH, from the coding sequence GTGCCGGTAATTCTACATATCGAAACTGCAACCGATATCTGCTCCGTTGCCTTGTCAGAAAATGGCAACTTACACTCTCTTCGCGAAACTGCCGATAAAAACTCTCATGCAGAAATACTTGCCGACAGTATCGCACAGGTATTGTTTGAAACACAACTGAATGTACATAACCTGGATGCCGTGGCAGTAAGCCAGGGACCGGGTTCTTATACGGGTTTGCGGATAGGAGTTTCCACTGCCAAAGGATTATGCTATGCTCTTTCTATTCCGCTCATTGCAGTAAATTCTTTGCAGGCATTGGCTGCCGGTTCACGCATTTATGATACCGAATGTGGGGAAAATACATTATATTGTCCTATGTTCGATGCACGAAGAATGGAAGTATATTCGGCTGTTTTCAATTCTTCACTCGAAGAAGTAGAGCCCACTACTGCCCGGATTGTGGATGAGCACACATTCCGGTATTTATTAGATAATCATCGTGTTGTTTTTTCGGGCAATGGTGTACCCAAGTGCAAAACGGTAATTGCAGATGCGAACGCTATATTTTTTGCACAAGTACTCCCTTCGGCTAAGTTTATGATAACTATCGCCGAAAAAAAATTTATGCAATCGCAATTCGAAAACACCACTTATGCCGAGCCTTTTTATCTGAAAGATTTTATAGCAGGAATACCAAAAGTTAAAGGATTACATTAA